The following proteins are encoded in a genomic region of Hymenobacter siberiensis:
- a CDS encoding rhomboid family intramembrane serine protease — protein sequence MFNLTPTVRNLLIANVLFLVAQQSLLPLITQVGSLYPVGSPFFFPWQFFTYMFLHAGWGHLIANMFGLISFGPLLEQRWGASRFLTFWLICGVGAGVLYEGVRGYEMHKMEVARQEFHQSPTGGDFANFFRSYFPDATGYESLAGALERNPQNQEYINAATKAVDGAVVETRDSPNGGMVGASGALFGILFAFAYLFPNTELMLLFFPFPIKAKYFVFLYAAYELYNGVHRTPGDNVAHFAHLGGLLIGFIVLKFWEGGRERFY from the coding sequence ATGTTCAATCTCACCCCCACGGTTCGCAATTTGTTGATTGCGAACGTTCTGTTTCTTGTTGCCCAGCAAAGTCTGCTGCCGCTCATCACCCAGGTCGGCAGCTTGTATCCCGTCGGTTCGCCGTTTTTCTTTCCCTGGCAGTTCTTTACCTATATGTTCCTGCATGCCGGCTGGGGGCATTTGATTGCCAATATGTTCGGTCTTATTTCCTTCGGGCCGCTGCTGGAGCAGCGTTGGGGCGCGTCACGCTTTCTTACCTTCTGGCTGATTTGCGGCGTGGGGGCCGGCGTGCTCTACGAAGGTGTGCGCGGCTACGAAATGCACAAGATGGAAGTGGCGCGGCAGGAGTTTCATCAGTCGCCCACCGGCGGAGATTTTGCCAATTTTTTCCGCTCGTACTTTCCCGATGCCACCGGCTACGAAAGCCTGGCTGGTGCGCTGGAGCGCAACCCGCAAAACCAGGAATACATCAATGCCGCCACCAAAGCCGTGGATGGGGCCGTTGTCGAAACCCGCGATTCTCCCAACGGCGGCATGGTAGGTGCTTCGGGCGCACTGTTCGGCATCCTGTTCGCCTTCGCCTACCTGTTTCCGAATACAGAATTAATGCTGCTTTTCTTTCCGTTTCCCATCAAAGCGAAGTATTTTGTGTTTCTATATGCCGCGTACGAGCTGTACAACGGTGTGCACCGCACCCCAGGCGATAATGTTGCCCACTTTGCCCACCTCGGCGGGTTGCTGATTGGTTTCATTGTCCTCAAGTTCTGGGAGGGCGGCCGGGAACGGTTTTACTAA
- a CDS encoding STAS/SEC14 domain-containing protein, with translation MKKSLVNAFDKIFLTIEFDAANQWIYNNWVGVLHTEKVIQGCQATIDFLRENPCAHMLNDNRKIIGSWSSANEWIAENWMPQALALGLKRFAHIVSPGIFGQASAAELVTRVGQNFEIRLFQDLELAKAWLRSA, from the coding sequence ATGAAGAAATCCCTGGTCAACGCGTTCGATAAAATATTCTTAACCATCGAATTTGATGCAGCCAACCAGTGGATTTACAACAACTGGGTGGGGGTGCTGCACACCGAGAAAGTTATCCAGGGCTGCCAGGCGACCATTGATTTCCTGCGGGAAAACCCGTGCGCCCATATGCTGAACGACAACCGCAAAATCATCGGCTCCTGGAGCTCGGCCAACGAATGGATTGCCGAAAACTGGATGCCGCAGGCGCTGGCCCTGGGCCTGAAACGCTTTGCGCACATCGTATCGCCGGGCATTTTTGGGCAGGCATCGGCCGCCGAACTGGTGACGCGCGTGGGCCAGAACTTCGAGATTCGGCTGTTTCAGGACCTAGAACTGGCTAAGGCCTGGCTGCGCAGCGCGTAA
- the bshA gene encoding N-acetyl-alpha-D-glucosaminyl L-malate synthase BshA yields MNIGIVCYPTFGGSGVVATELGKALAQRGHRVHFITYSQPVRLDFFNENLFYHEVYVPAYPLFQFPPYELALTSKMVDIVQNEKLDVLHVHYAIPHASAAFMAKQILRARGIQIPVVTTLHGTDITLVGKDPSFEPVVTFSINQSDGVTSVSADLRRETYEYFAVEKEITVIPNFIDLHRFKKQEKSHFRAAIAPEGEKLLIHTSNFRTVKRVEDVLRIFCGVRAQIPAKLLLVGDGPDRSRMEKLARDLDCHRDLRFLGKLEAVEEVLSVGDLFLMPSENESFGLAALEAMACEVPVVSTNAGGIPELNVHGVTGMISEIGDVPDMVRNALFVLDDTNLPRFKAAARARAEEFAVDNIVPLYEECYRKALEEVSVTA; encoded by the coding sequence ATGAACATCGGCATCGTTTGTTATCCCACCTTTGGCGGCTCCGGCGTAGTGGCCACGGAATTGGGCAAGGCCCTGGCCCAACGCGGCCACCGCGTGCATTTTATTACTTACAGCCAGCCGGTGCGGCTCGACTTCTTCAACGAGAACCTCTTCTACCACGAGGTGTATGTGCCGGCGTACCCGCTGTTCCAGTTTCCGCCCTACGAGCTGGCCCTGACCAGCAAGATGGTTGACATTGTGCAGAACGAGAAGCTGGATGTGCTACACGTCCACTACGCCATTCCGCACGCTTCGGCGGCTTTCATGGCCAAACAGATTCTGCGTGCCCGGGGCATCCAGATTCCGGTAGTGACCACGCTGCACGGCACCGACATTACGCTGGTGGGCAAAGACCCCAGCTTCGAGCCCGTGGTGACGTTCAGCATCAATCAGAGCGACGGGGTGACATCGGTATCGGCCGATTTGCGGCGCGAAACCTACGAGTATTTCGCCGTCGAGAAGGAAATTACCGTCATCCCCAACTTCATCGACCTGCACCGTTTTAAGAAGCAGGAAAAAAGCCACTTCCGGGCCGCCATTGCCCCCGAGGGCGAAAAGCTGCTCATCCACACCAGTAACTTCCGCACCGTGAAGCGCGTCGAGGATGTGCTGCGCATCTTCTGCGGCGTGCGCGCCCAGATACCGGCCAAGCTGCTATTAGTGGGCGACGGCCCCGACCGCAGCCGCATGGAGAAGCTGGCCCGCGACCTCGACTGCCACCGCGACCTGCGCTTCCTCGGCAAGCTAGAAGCCGTGGAGGAAGTGCTGAGCGTGGGCGACCTGTTCCTGATGCCGTCCGAAAACGAGAGCTTCGGCCTGGCCGCTCTCGAGGCGATGGCCTGCGAAGTGCCCGTGGTGAGTACAAATGCCGGCGGCATTCCCGAGTTGAACGTGCACGGCGTAACGGGCATGATTAGCGAAATCGGCGACGTGCCCGACATGGTAAGAAACGCCCTTTTCGTGCTCGATGACACAAACCTGCCCCGCTTCAAAGCCGCCGCCCGCGCCCGCGCCGAGGAGTTCGCTGTCGATAACATCGTGCCGCTGTATGAGGAGTGCTACCGCAAGGCTCTTGAGGAAGTGAGCGTGACAGCGTAG
- the mutL gene encoding DNA mismatch repair endonuclease MutL: MPDIIHLLPEYLANQIAAGEVVQRPASVVKELLENAVDAGATQVQLIVKEAGKQLVQVVDNGAGMSPTDARMSLERHATSKIRSTEDLFRIRTLGFRGEALASIAAVAQVEIRTKQRDQDTGSLLLVEGSQITSQQPTACPDGTSIAVKNLFFNVPARRNFLKSNAVEMRHILDEFQHVALANPQIAFSLYQNELEVFGLPAGKLSQRIVALLGNGYKEQLAACEEVTHSISVRGFVGKPESSKKSRGDQFFFVNNRFIRSAYLNHAVLAAYEGLLARDTHPFYVLFLELDPKAIDINVHPTKTEIKFEDEKTVYAVVRAAVKQSLGLHNIAPSLDFEGDVNFAPIRPLRAGKGTGGIPTEADDHLPAATPAARAAAANGDSYRPDALAAAASGAAPRTVGGSSGFANFNSDTRRDGFERELPPRPTEQARRDLEAFYRELGQPVRDNASIDAVTARSFDGPAPAVPVESIINNLPGRGAPGSAELSLGLNVPDGAPGRVVPAREGSGAGSRAVQVQQRFVLVPVKSGVLLIDQEAARERILYEQYQQELGRAVGTSQTLLFPRTVTFSPADFAVLRELTEPLHALGFIFNEFGPSTIAVEAIPAGMPAQDEKELLESLIEQFRTTASPLKLDQRESLARALARRVAAGTAATRLPESELNALADRLFACQTPGYTPDGRKTLVLLDGQQLADFFRK, translated from the coding sequence ATGCCTGATATCATTCACCTGCTTCCCGAATACCTTGCCAATCAGATTGCGGCCGGCGAGGTGGTGCAGCGCCCCGCCTCGGTGGTGAAGGAGCTGCTGGAAAATGCTGTCGATGCCGGGGCCACTCAGGTGCAGCTTATTGTGAAAGAGGCTGGTAAGCAGCTTGTGCAGGTGGTGGACAATGGCGCGGGCATGAGCCCCACCGATGCCCGCATGAGCCTGGAGCGCCACGCCACCAGCAAAATCCGCTCGACCGAAGACCTGTTCCGCATTCGCACCCTGGGCTTCCGGGGCGAGGCCCTGGCCAGCATCGCGGCCGTGGCCCAGGTCGAAATCCGCACCAAGCAGCGCGACCAGGACACCGGCAGCCTGCTGCTCGTGGAGGGCTCGCAAATCACCAGCCAGCAGCCCACCGCCTGCCCGGACGGTACCAGCATCGCCGTCAAAAACCTGTTTTTCAACGTGCCCGCCCGGCGCAATTTCCTCAAGAGCAACGCCGTGGAAATGCGACACATTCTCGATGAGTTTCAGCATGTAGCCCTGGCCAATCCGCAAATTGCGTTCTCGCTCTATCAGAATGAGCTGGAGGTGTTTGGTCTGCCGGCCGGTAAGCTGAGCCAGCGCATTGTGGCGCTGCTGGGCAATGGCTACAAGGAGCAGCTGGCAGCCTGCGAGGAGGTGACGCACTCCATTTCGGTGCGCGGCTTTGTGGGCAAGCCCGAGTCAAGCAAGAAAAGCCGGGGCGACCAGTTTTTCTTCGTCAATAACCGCTTCATTCGCTCGGCCTACCTCAACCATGCCGTGCTGGCGGCTTACGAAGGCCTGCTGGCCCGCGACACGCACCCGTTCTACGTGCTGTTTCTGGAGCTCGACCCCAAGGCCATCGATATCAACGTGCACCCAACCAAGACGGAAATCAAGTTCGAGGATGAGAAAACCGTGTACGCCGTGGTGCGCGCCGCCGTGAAGCAAAGCCTGGGCCTGCACAATATTGCGCCCTCGCTGGACTTTGAGGGCGATGTGAACTTTGCGCCCATCCGCCCGCTGCGGGCCGGCAAGGGCACCGGCGGCATACCTACCGAAGCCGACGACCACCTACCTGCCGCCACGCCTGCCGCCCGCGCCGCCGCCGCCAATGGCGATAGCTACCGCCCCGATGCCCTGGCCGCTGCCGCCTCGGGGGCGGCTCCGCGTACTGTTGGTGGCAGCTCCGGCTTCGCTAATTTCAACTCCGACACCCGCCGCGACGGCTTCGAGCGTGAGCTGCCGCCGCGCCCCACCGAGCAGGCCCGCCGCGACCTCGAAGCCTTTTACCGCGAGCTGGGCCAGCCCGTGCGCGACAACGCCAGCATCGACGCCGTGACCGCCCGTAGCTTTGATGGGCCCGCGCCGGCCGTGCCCGTCGAGTCCATTATCAATAACCTGCCTGGGCGGGGGGCTCCCGGCTCGGCTGAGCTATCGCTGGGCCTGAACGTGCCCGATGGTGCCCCGGGCCGGGTGGTTCCGGCCCGCGAGGGCAGCGGCGCGGGCAGCCGCGCCGTGCAGGTGCAGCAGCGCTTCGTGCTGGTGCCCGTGAAGTCGGGCGTGCTGCTGATTGACCAGGAAGCCGCCCGCGAGCGCATTCTGTATGAGCAGTACCAGCAGGAGCTGGGCCGGGCCGTGGGCACTTCACAAACGCTCTTATTTCCGCGCACGGTCACGTTTTCGCCGGCCGACTTCGCCGTGCTGCGCGAGCTCACGGAGCCGTTGCACGCGCTGGGCTTCATTTTTAATGAGTTTGGGCCGAGCACCATTGCCGTGGAAGCCATCCCGGCCGGCATGCCGGCGCAGGACGAAAAAGAGCTGCTGGAAAGTCTTATCGAGCAGTTTCGCACCACGGCCAGCCCGCTCAAGCTCGACCAGCGCGAGAGCCTGGCCCGCGCCCTGGCCCGCCGCGTAGCCGCTGGCACCGCCGCCACCCGCCTGCCCGAATCCGAACTCAACGCCCTGGCCGACCGCCTCTTCGCCTGCCAAACCCCCGGCTATACCCCCGACGGCCGTAAAACCCTCGTACTCCTTGACGGCCAGCAGCTAGCCGATTTCTTCCGTAAGTAA
- a CDS encoding glycoside hydrolase family 3 N-terminal domain-containing protein, translated as MNQPTNPTGLMRIPFQLTMAALLLAAGLLLSFADVKKMPADPLPSGPVETAWVDSIFNALTPDQRLGQLFMVAAYSNKDRSHVERIERLVRNQGIGGVMFMQGGPKRQALMANRLQAAAKVPLLIAMDAEWGLDMRLDSSAHFAKQMTLGAMNDPKYVYQMGRDIARKMRALGVHIDFAPVLDVNSNPGNPVIGNRSFGEDQNRVAALGIQYIKGLQDNNVMAVAKHFPGHGDTDTDSHVSLPVINTDMARLTKVDLVPFQQSFEAGVMGVIVAHLYMPLFDTTDAKTTTLSHALVTDLLKDKMGFKGLVFTDALNMRSVSKLYKDGELDALALAAGNDVLLFSEDVPSALLRIREAVAAGKLTQADLDLRIKKILRAKYWAGLNHYQPVNLRTLRDSLNLPDSKVLAQSIFEHAVTVAKNDDNLLPFQRLDTLRIAAITIGTQAEGPYATIFNKYQPGPVYAVPDRYAPDSTFARISSRLQGYNVVVVSLHQMNNTPSHNYGIGDGAMKFIKQLEANKRIKTVVVAMGNAYSLKFLEDARTLVCGYEDHYAAQLVVPQVLFGALPARGKLPVTVSPTLKTNLGIATADLHRLRYAVPESQGLSSRVLAQIDNIALESQTYAAAPGCQVLVAKNGTVVFDQSYGYCTYDQTQPVTSSTLYDLASVTKVAGTLQAVMYLKDQGKLNIEEKVATYLPELVRTNKRDMTVRDVLLHQAGLKPGIPTWERTLHDGHLKPVYYASARSDDFPNEVAPGEYSTKAADDSVWAWTMRSGLLPKIKGRYPTEYSDLSFMVMKRVCEKLLRQPIEKFLEDNFYRPLGLGSMTYNPLLRFPKTCIAPTENDTYYRREQLQGTVHDQTAALVGGVGGHAGLFATANDLAVLMQMNLQNGNYGGTRYFQSPVVTEFARPQTAGSRRGLGWDHGDPSKPEGPTSNLAPASTFGHTGFTGTCVWMDPDNNILYIFLSNRVYPDAGNNKLRQYNIRTRIQEVIYKAMAAESAKKLPATASQK; from the coding sequence TTGAACCAACCCACCAACCCTACGGGGCTGATGCGCATCCCTTTCCAGCTTACCATGGCGGCTTTGCTGCTGGCGGCGGGACTGTTGCTGTCGTTTGCCGATGTAAAGAAAATGCCCGCCGACCCGCTGCCTTCCGGCCCGGTGGAAACGGCCTGGGTCGATAGCATTTTTAATGCGCTCACGCCCGACCAGCGCCTGGGCCAGCTGTTCATGGTGGCCGCGTATTCGAACAAAGACCGCAGCCACGTAGAGCGCATCGAGCGGCTGGTACGTAATCAGGGCATTGGCGGCGTGATGTTTATGCAAGGCGGCCCCAAGCGCCAGGCCCTGATGGCCAACCGCCTGCAGGCCGCCGCCAAAGTGCCGCTGCTCATCGCCATGGATGCCGAGTGGGGCCTCGATATGCGCCTCGACTCCTCGGCCCACTTTGCCAAGCAAATGACGCTGGGGGCTATGAATGACCCCAAGTACGTGTACCAGATGGGCCGCGACATTGCCCGCAAAATGCGGGCGCTGGGCGTACACATCGACTTCGCGCCAGTGCTCGACGTGAACTCCAACCCCGGCAACCCGGTCATCGGCAACCGTTCGTTTGGCGAGGACCAGAACCGCGTGGCCGCGCTGGGCATTCAGTATATCAAGGGCTTGCAGGATAACAACGTGATGGCCGTGGCCAAACATTTCCCCGGCCACGGCGACACCGATACCGACTCGCACGTTTCGCTCCCGGTTATTAATACCGATATGGCCCGCCTTACAAAGGTGGATTTGGTGCCCTTCCAGCAGTCGTTTGAGGCCGGGGTGATGGGCGTGATTGTGGCCCACCTCTACATGCCGCTGTTCGACACAACGGATGCCAAAACCACCACCCTCTCGCACGCGCTGGTTACGGACTTGCTGAAGGACAAGATGGGCTTTAAAGGCTTGGTTTTCACCGACGCGCTGAACATGCGCAGTGTGAGCAAGCTCTACAAGGATGGCGAGCTGGATGCCCTGGCCCTGGCCGCCGGCAACGATGTGCTGCTGTTTTCGGAGGACGTGCCGTCGGCCCTGCTGCGCATCCGCGAAGCGGTGGCCGCCGGCAAGCTCACGCAGGCCGATTTGGACCTGCGCATCAAGAAAATTCTGCGGGCCAAGTACTGGGCCGGGCTAAATCACTACCAGCCCGTGAACCTGCGTACCCTGCGCGATAGTCTGAACCTGCCCGATTCAAAGGTATTGGCCCAGAGCATTTTTGAGCACGCGGTGACCGTGGCAAAAAACGACGATAATCTCCTCCCCTTCCAGCGGCTCGATACGCTGCGGATTGCGGCCATCACCATCGGCACGCAGGCGGAAGGGCCGTACGCTACCATTTTCAATAAGTACCAGCCCGGCCCGGTATATGCCGTGCCCGACCGCTACGCGCCCGACTCCACGTTTGCCCGCATCAGCAGCCGCCTGCAGGGATATAACGTAGTGGTGGTGAGCCTGCACCAGATGAACAACACGCCCAGCCACAACTACGGCATCGGCGATGGGGCGATGAAATTTATCAAGCAGCTGGAGGCCAACAAGCGCATCAAAACGGTGGTGGTGGCCATGGGCAACGCCTATTCGCTGAAATTTCTGGAAGATGCCCGCACGCTGGTGTGCGGCTACGAGGACCATTATGCGGCGCAGCTGGTGGTGCCGCAGGTGCTGTTTGGGGCGCTGCCGGCCCGGGGCAAACTGCCCGTTACGGTATCGCCCACGCTCAAAACCAATCTTGGCATTGCCACCGCCGACCTGCACCGTCTGCGCTACGCCGTGCCCGAAAGCCAGGGCCTGAGCTCGCGGGTGCTGGCCCAGATTGACAATATCGCGCTAGAGAGCCAGACCTACGCCGCCGCCCCCGGCTGCCAGGTACTGGTGGCCAAAAACGGCACCGTGGTCTTCGACCAAAGCTACGGCTACTGCACCTACGACCAGACCCAACCGGTGACCAGCAGCACGTTATACGACCTGGCCTCGGTGACGAAAGTGGCCGGCACGCTGCAAGCCGTGATGTACCTCAAGGACCAGGGCAAGCTGAATATCGAGGAGAAAGTAGCCACCTACCTGCCCGAGCTGGTCCGTACCAACAAGCGCGACATGACCGTGCGCGACGTGCTGTTGCACCAGGCCGGCCTCAAACCGGGCATTCCGACGTGGGAACGCACCCTGCACGACGGCCATCTGAAACCCGTCTACTACGCCAGCGCCCGCTCCGACGATTTCCCCAACGAAGTAGCGCCCGGCGAATACAGCACCAAAGCCGCCGACGATTCCGTCTGGGCCTGGACCATGCGCTCCGGCCTGCTGCCCAAAATCAAGGGCCGCTACCCCACGGAATATTCGGACCTGAGCTTTATGGTGATGAAGCGGGTGTGCGAAAAGCTTCTCAGACAGCCGATTGAAAAATTTCTGGAGGATAATTTCTACCGGCCGCTGGGGCTGGGCAGCATGACGTACAACCCCTTGCTGCGCTTTCCCAAAACCTGCATTGCGCCTACCGAAAACGACACCTACTACCGCCGTGAGCAGCTGCAAGGCACAGTGCACGACCAAACCGCCGCCCTCGTAGGGGGCGTGGGCGGCCACGCCGGCCTTTTTGCCACCGCCAACGACTTGGCTGTGCTGATGCAGATGAACCTGCAAAACGGTAACTACGGTGGCACCCGCTACTTCCAGTCGCCGGTGGTGACGGAGTTTGCGCGGCCCCAGACGGCCGGCAGCCGGCGCGGCCTGGGCTGGGACCACGGCGACCCCAGCAAGCCCGAAGGCCCCACCAGCAACCTCGCGCCGGCCAGCACCTTCGGCCACACCGGCTTCACGGGCACCTGCGTGTGGATGGACCCGGACAATAACATCCTCTACATCTTCCTCTCCAACCGCGTGTACCCCGACGCGGGCAATAACAAGCTGCGTCAGTACAACATTCGCACTCGCATTCAGGAGGTTATTTATAAGGCTATGGCGGCGGAAAGCGCGAAGAAGCTGCCGGCTACGGCCAGCCAGAAATAA
- a CDS encoding HesB/IscA family protein: MAAVATLAPITLTDRAVVEVKNIIQEKNVPADYGLRIGVQGGGCSGMSYLLGFDKAKDADETYDLDGLKLIMDKKHAMYVLGMEVDFQDGLNARGFVFNNPQAKSTCGCGSSFSA, from the coding sequence ATGGCTGCTGTTGCCACCCTCGCCCCCATTACCCTCACCGACCGCGCTGTAGTGGAGGTGAAAAACATCATTCAGGAGAAGAATGTGCCCGCCGACTACGGCCTGCGCATCGGCGTGCAGGGCGGCGGCTGCTCGGGCATGAGCTACCTGCTGGGCTTCGACAAAGCCAAAGATGCCGACGAAACCTACGACCTCGACGGCCTGAAGCTCATCATGGATAAAAAGCACGCCATGTACGTGCTGGGCATGGAAGTCGACTTCCAGGATGGCCTCAACGCCCGTGGCTTCGTTTTCAACAACCCTCAGGCCAAAAGCACCTGCGGCTGCGGCTCGTCATTTTCGGCCTAA
- a CDS encoding DUF421 domain-containing protein, whose product MENLFFTSWTSLVRTLIIGLLAYVGLILMLRASGKRPLSKMNAFDLIVTVALCSTLVTVLLSKGVALADGLLAFALLIGLQFGITWLSVRFKAVSRLVKSDPTLLVYTGHYLPDAMRAERITEGEVLASLRERGIASLADAAAVVLENDGTLNALSKASSAEGSSLGNVPGIPQ is encoded by the coding sequence ATGGAAAACCTGTTTTTTACCAGCTGGACCAGTTTGGTCCGCACGCTCATTATTGGTCTGCTGGCATACGTAGGGCTGATTTTGATGCTGCGCGCCTCGGGCAAGCGCCCGCTGTCGAAGATGAATGCCTTCGACCTGATTGTGACCGTAGCCCTGTGCTCCACGCTGGTCACGGTGCTGCTCAGCAAGGGCGTAGCCCTGGCCGACGGGCTGCTGGCTTTCGCCCTGCTCATTGGCCTGCAGTTCGGCATCACCTGGCTGTCGGTGCGCTTCAAAGCGGTGAGCCGGCTGGTAAAATCCGACCCCACGCTGCTGGTGTACACCGGCCACTACTTGCCCGATGCCATGCGCGCCGAACGCATTACGGAAGGTGAAGTACTGGCCAGTCTGCGCGAGCGCGGCATTGCGTCGCTGGCCGATGCCGCCGCCGTAGTCCTGGAAAACGACGGCACCCTGAACGCACTATCCAAAGCCTCATCGGCCGAAGGGTCGTCGCTGGGCAATGTGCCTGGTATACCCCAATAA
- a CDS encoding rhomboid family intramembrane serine protease: MSIVQDIRTAFSRRDNALIQLIQLNVLVFAGLIVVQAVMTISSTSGYFPLLLRQFELSSALPEFIRHPWTLLTYAFTHTTYQKSFFDGLLHILFNMLNLYWFGQLIQEYLGNRRLVSLYVLGALAGAAFFLLSFNLIPAFQSGLGSPMNGASAAVSAIIVAAATLLPDYTFMVILIGPVKIKWIAAVVILLSLAGLSGGNPGGMMAHLGGALLGFVFIKQLQAGRDLGRPVQAVGNWFSRLASPRPTMRVSSTTRRPEPVAAASMSSSKKPAAPGQPLQDEIDTILDKISRSGYESLSKDEKQKLFRASQQ; encoded by the coding sequence ATGAGCATCGTTCAAGATATTCGCACCGCCTTCAGCCGCCGCGACAATGCCCTCATCCAGCTCATCCAGCTCAATGTGCTGGTATTTGCGGGCCTGATTGTGGTGCAGGCCGTGATGACCATCAGCAGCACTAGCGGCTATTTCCCGCTGCTGCTGCGCCAGTTTGAACTGTCGTCGGCGCTGCCGGAGTTCATTCGCCACCCCTGGACGCTGCTCACCTACGCCTTCACGCACACCACCTACCAGAAGAGTTTCTTCGACGGCCTGCTCCATATCCTGTTCAATATGCTGAACCTGTACTGGTTTGGGCAGCTCATCCAGGAGTACCTCGGCAACCGTCGGCTCGTGAGCCTCTACGTGCTGGGGGCGCTGGCCGGTGCGGCGTTCTTCCTGCTCAGCTTCAACCTGATTCCGGCTTTCCAGTCCGGCCTGGGCAGCCCCATGAATGGGGCATCGGCGGCGGTTTCGGCCATCATCGTGGCCGCGGCCACGCTGCTGCCCGACTACACGTTCATGGTTATCCTCATCGGCCCGGTCAAAATCAAATGGATTGCGGCTGTAGTGATTCTACTCTCGCTCGCGGGCCTCAGCGGCGGCAACCCGGGCGGCATGATGGCCCACCTCGGCGGGGCCTTGCTGGGCTTCGTGTTCATCAAGCAGTTGCAGGCCGGGCGCGATTTGGGCCGGCCGGTGCAGGCCGTCGGCAACTGGTTCAGCCGCCTCGCCAGTCCGCGCCCCACCATGCGTGTGAGCAGCACCACTCGCCGCCCCGAGCCGGTAGCGGCCGCTTCTATGAGCAGCAGCAAGAAGCCCGCCGCCCCCGGCCAGCCCCTGCAGGACGAAATCGACACGATTCTGGATAAGATTTCGCGTTCCGGCTACGAGAGCCTTTCCAAGGACGAAAAGCAGAAGCTTTTCCGGGCCAGCCAGCAGTAG
- a CDS encoding DUF7935 family protein, which produces MDSTTYFFDILKITLPAIIVAGVIYMLFQQFLEKEQQRRLIELRLESNKTTLPLRLQAYERIVLFLERISPNNILVRLSSGGITAPEFHRLLQQEIRAEYEHNLSQQLYLSADAWTLVKEAKENVLTMVNRAFHGIQNPAQARGTELAKRILEGLMMDGAEPTAQALAVVKNEAAGLF; this is translated from the coding sequence ATGGATTCAACTACCTATTTCTTCGACATCCTCAAGATTACCCTGCCCGCCATCATCGTGGCCGGAGTCATTTATATGCTGTTTCAGCAGTTTCTGGAGAAGGAGCAGCAGCGTCGCCTCATCGAGCTTCGCCTCGAAAGCAACAAAACCACGCTGCCGCTGCGCCTGCAGGCCTACGAGCGCATCGTGCTATTTCTGGAGCGTATCTCGCCCAACAACATCCTCGTGCGCCTGAGCAGCGGGGGCATTACCGCGCCCGAGTTTCACCGGCTGCTGCAGCAGGAAATCCGGGCCGAATACGAGCACAACCTCTCGCAGCAGCTCTATCTCTCGGCCGATGCCTGGACGCTGGTGAAGGAAGCCAAAGAAAACGTGCTCACAATGGTAAACCGCGCCTTCCACGGCATTCAGAACCCGGCCCAAGCCCGTGGCACTGAGCTGGCAAAGCGCATCCTTGAAGGCCTGATGATGGACGGGGCCGAGCCTACGGCGCAGGCGCTGGCCGTGGTGAAGAACGAGGCGGCCGGGCTGTTTTAA